One Varibaculum prostatecancerukia genomic window, GCGATCGCGGCCTCCACCCGAGCCCGAGATTCCCGCAGTGAAGCATCTGGCAGTCCTACCAGTGCAAATGCTGGTAATCCTTGAGTGTGATGGGCTTCTACTTTGATTAGGTGACCGTTTAAACCCACCATTCCTAGCGCGAAACAAGTTCCGATTTGCGCCATTTTAAATCCCCCGACAGTGGGTAATTACCGGAACTTTTCCACCGGAGACATCAATGGCAATCAGATCAATCCGTGCCCCGTACCCTTTCCCAATATCTGGGTGTCGAGATAGCCATACGCTGACCAGCTGGCGCAGGCGGCCATATTTTTCGCGCCCTATCCCCCGCTTAGCGCCCCCATATTGCTGAGTGGTACGGGTTTTTACCTCGGCAAATACTAGACGCGCCGAACGCGGATCTCGGCAGATAATATCGATTTCCCCGAATCGACACCGCCAATTGCGGTCGATTATCTGGTATCCGCACTCTTTAAGCATCCG contains:
- a CDS encoding YraN family protein, which produces MATKNREIGAAGENLAARMLKECGYQIIDRNWRCRFGEIDIICRDPRSARLVFAEVKTRTTQQYGGAKRGIGREKYGRLRQLVSVWLSRHPDIGKGYGARIDLIAIDVSGGKVPVITHCRGI